The genomic stretch TCATACGAGCGAACTGGCTGGCACTCAAACCACTTTTCTCGAACTCTTGCCTTATTATCTCTCCTATATCCAATTTCATAGTTCAAAATTACGAGAATTATCATGAGAAAAGTTTTAATATATGGTAATATATAACCACAAAAATGTTGAATATTATTTGCACGTGTAAATTTAATGACATACTTTTGTAAACAAAATACAACAAGGCGTTTGTAAATGTATTAAATAAATTATTGAATTATTAAATGTTTAATTAAAAAACAAGGTGTTATGAGAAAAATAAGTTTATTATTTGTGTTAATAACTGTCGCCTTATTGTCATCCTGCGTGGATGACAAAGAATCTGCTACAGTTGAACAAATCCGTACCGCAAAAACGGAATGGCTGAAGGCTCAAGCCGAAATGCTGCAAGCACAAGGAGAAGCTCAAAAGATTCTTGCCGAAACAGAAAAATTAAAAGCTGAAAGTGAAGCAAAGAACGAAGCAGCTCGCATTGAAATAGAACGTTTACTTGCTGAATCACAAGCTGCAAAAACAGAAGCTGAAGCGGATGAATTACGCGCACAAGCTGAAAAAATAAAACAAGAAGCTGAAAAAATTCGTATCGAATATGAATATCAACAAAAGTTGAACGAATTAGCATATCAAACAGCCCAAGCCAAAGAAGCTGCCAAACAACAAGAATTCATTAATCGGTTAAACGAGGCTATTGTAGCCGGTAAAATCAACAAAGAACTGCAAGGCTTGTACGCTGATTATGTTTCTGCTTTAAAAACTCTGCGGTACACGGAGAATCAAGTTAGCCAAAAGCAAACTAGCATTACCAGTTTGAACAAACAACTTCTTGCTAGTTTCGATGACCATATCAAGAATTATCAAAGTAACATTGAACGCTACCAAATCGAATTAGCAGAGAAAGAAAAGGAATTAAAGGAATTCATAACTTCTACCGAAAATCTTTCTGCCGAGAAAGCTGCTGCTAAAATCAACGAACTGAAAAAAGAAAAAGAAGAAATTGCTGCTAAGATCGCAACTATTGACAAAGAACTCATCGAATTAGAAAAAGATCAACAAGCTCTTATCTTAGCAACGAAAGTTGCCAACGACAATTACGGGACCGCAAAAACGGCATTTACTACTGCTCAAACTGCATTCACAAAGGCTGAAAATGAATACAATACAGCATTAAACGGTAACAATAGTGCAAAAGCCACTGTTATCAACGGTTTCTCCGTTGGAGGAGTTCATTACGCATTCCCGGAATTCGAACAAGGCATCGAAACTGGAATCAACGTTGCTAAAGAAGATTTAACAGAAGCCATCACCACGGCAGAAAAAGGAATTGCAACAGCAGAAAAACAATTAACAGAAGCAAAAGCAAATCTTAAAGATTTGAATGACAACAAAATTCCTGCAGCAAAAGCAGCCTTATCACCTCTCGAATCAACTAAAAAAGATTTGGAAAAACAATTAGCCGCAGCTCAAAAAACTCAACAAACTTGTCAAGCAGACCAAGCAACTTTAAAGGACAAGAACGACAAAACGAAAGCAGAAAACGATGCATGGGTTGCCAAAGTAAAAGAATTAGAAGCCGCACTAAAAGCGGAAACAGATCCTTCAAAAAAGGCTGATATTCAAATTCAACTCGACTTAGCTAAAGGTCATCAAACAGAAGCAGAAAAGGCATATGAGGCTGCTAAAAAAGCATACGAGACCAATGAGGCTGAATTGAAAAAAGCGACGGAAGCTATTGCCGATCTTACGGAAGAACTTGCTGATAACGAAGCGGATTATCAAGCTGCCAAAGATAAAGTAGTTGAACTAGAAGCTAAATATGACGAGCTAGTAAGCAAGACCTCCGAGTTGAATAACGGAGAGTATGTCGTTGCCATTGCGAATGCAAAAGCAGCCCTTGAAACCGCACAAACCAACAAAGAAGAATTCGAGGAGATCATCAATAAAGCTAAAGCAACCATTGATGACTTAAAAGTTGCCATGGAAGAGGCTCAAAAAACGATGAACGAGGCAGAAACAGCTCAAGAGGCTGCATTACAAGCATGGGAAGCTGCAATTGAAGCTGAAAACAATTCAGCTTACAGGAAAAAAGCGGACGAAAAAGCTCCTTTTGTAGAAAGAGAGAAGTATATCGACGTTACTTTAATCCCTGCGTATAACGCCTATATCAAAGGCGACGAGTTCAACGACTTCACATCTTATGAAACATATAAACAAAAAACGATTAAAGCCCTCAACACAAAGATCGAAGACCTCAAAACACAACTTGCAGAAGAAACAGAATTATTAAAAGAATTCCAAGCCGCAGAAACGGATCAAGAAAAAGAAGAATTGATCAATGGAGCAGGAAACGATTACACAACTCAGCAAATTGAGCAACTCGAAAGAGAAATCACCGCACTCAAGGAAGAGATTACTGAATATCAAGCTAATGTAGATCGCCTACAAACAGCAATCGATGCTGCTGAAGATGCACTTGCAGAATAAGAAAAACTAAATCACATGGGGCTGACCTCAGCCCCATATTTTAAACTAATTATATATGCTAAAAAGAGTATTGACAATTGCTATCATCATGACAGGATCGGTACTGCTTGCCAACGCACAAACAAAAGATGATTTTACACCTAAGAAAGGGGACAAATCCGTCTCTTTAAATTTAGGCGTAGGTTCTTTTGTCGGTATGGAAGCCCCGGCCCCGGATTTGAGCACCTACAATATCTCCGCCCCTCAAACCAGCTGGTTTGATAAACAATTATCTCTGAATTTCGAATTCAGATGGATGTTTGCGAAAAAATGGGCGCTGAAAGCAATGGGAGGATTTTCATTCAAGCACAACCCCGAGTACAAAGCTTTACCCGGCAATAGCACTGACGGAAAATTCGAAACCGGAGACATTCCAGATTACAATTTCGTAACATCAAAAGATAAGATAAAGTATTCTATCGTCCTCGGAGCGGAAAGATACGTGAAAACCAAATATGACAAGCTATTTTTCCGTTATGGAGGTGAATTTGGATTTTCTTACGGGAAACAAGAAGCAAAAGCGAATGACGAATCCTATTTAGGAAAATCTATCGGAGAAGCTTTCGGATACCGGGTTGCCGGTGTCACCGGGTTCGATTATTTCGTCTCCAAAGCACTTTTTATTTCTATCGAAATTCGACCGATTGCTTATGATTACACCGTATATAACATCCGACCGCAAGTCGGTTTGAAACTTCTATCGTCAGATTCTCATGGATTTGACTTTCTGTCCAATCCGATGTTAAAAATTGGATTAGATTCTAAAGTTCACACATAAAAAAATAACCCATCATTTGCAAAATTCCGTTTGGGTTATCAAAAGCCATCCCAGGTTATTTTGGGGTGGCTTTCAATATTACAAATACGAAACAAAGCATTACCTCAATAGTCCCTATCACCGACAATTATGTCGACATTTATTTGTAATTATCAATTTTAAGTTCTAATTTTGCAAAAAATATTTAGGTGAAATACTCCTCTATTGGAACTAATGTATACAAGTTATTTCAAAAGTGATGGAAAACTTCGAATTGTATACTCAAAATATTTAAGATGCAACCAGCTCGGAGAGGCCGGACAACTCTTCGAGATATTGAAAGGGGTATGTAATATATCCCTTTCTCCTTTTAAATAGTGCATATTTATTTTCACCTTTTGCATAATTATAGTGGTGATTTATAAGGTTTATCAACCTTTATATCGTAATTTTGCCATGTAATCAAAAAAACACATATATGTCTAAGATTGTAGAGGTAAATGTTCAATCCGAAATCGGAAAACTGAATGGAGTAATACTCCATACACCAGGCGAGGAGGTAGAAAACATGACTCCCGAGAACGCTGAGAGGGCGCTCTATAGCGATATTCTAAATTTATCAATCGCACGAAAAGAATACAAACAACTCAGTGAGGTTTTAGGTAAAATCACGACAACCTATCAAGTCAAAGACCTCCTGACAAACATTTTAAAAGACGATGCTACAAAACTGGAAGTGTTGAATCGCATCGAAAAAATAGAACCGTTCATTGCAGAACAAACACCCAAGGGATCGATCAAAGATCAATTATTGGATGAAGATGCAGAAGATTTGGCCCGTTTGCTGATCGAAGGGGTTGAAATGAAACGTGACACGTTGACCAAATTCTTGAATAAAGATTGGTACGACTTGCGCCCGTTACATAATTTCTTCTTCACCCGCGATGCATCCATGAGCATGTACAACGAAGTGCTTATCGGTAGAATGGCCAATGCAGTTCGAGACCGCGAGGCGATCATCATGCAATCTATTTTCGATTTTACACCCGGATTTAACACCAAGACATTGAATCTGGCCACGACACCCGATCCCCTTCGTAAATTAACCATCGAAGGCGGTGACGTACAGATTGCACGGGATGATATATTGGTTATCGGTAACGGTACGCGCACGTCAACCCGCGCTATCGATGCCTTGATGTATAACTTTATCAACCGAAACGAAGACAAGGTGCAACATATTCTTGTACAGGAACTCCCCCATTCCCCGGAATCCTTCATTCACCTGGATATGGTGTTCACCTTCCTGGATAAGGACAAATGTATGGTTTACGAGCCCTTGATTATGAGTCCGGGCAATTACCAGACGGTTCACATCAAGATTCAACATGGAAAACTAATCAGCATCCGTCGGGAAAAGACATTGTTACACGCCCTGAAAAAACTGGGTATGGACTTGGAACCCGTGTATTGCGGTGGAGAAGACGAAACTTGGAACATGGAGAGAGAACAATGGCATAGCGGTGCAAACTTCTTCTGCGTGGCCCCGGGTAAAGTGTTAGGCTACGCACGTAACAACTATACCGTTGAAGCCATGAATAATGCCGGATTTGAAATTATTCGTGCTAATGACGTGATCAGCAATAAAGTCGATCTGAACAAATACGAAAAATACATGATCACCATCGAGGGGTCAGAACTTCCTCGCGGAGGTGGTGGAGCAAGATGCATGACCATGCCGATCAACCGCGATGCTGTTGAATGGTAAAATGAAAAGAGACTGAAAAAATCAGTCTCTTTTCATTTCTCTCCTACATATAAACTGGCTATTCCAAAAGTCAACCGCTGTTGCGAAACATTCGAGTAACCGGCACCCCGCATAATATCCAGAAAATTCTTCCCTTGCGGAAACGCAAACACTGAAGCGGGTAAATATTCATACGCCTTCCGGTTCCCGGAAATCACCCCTCCCACAAAAGGCAGGATATATCTAAAATAGAAATTATACAACTGTTTCATCGGAAAATGCTCTGGTGTCGAAAATTCCAGAATGACCACCTTTCCCCCGGGTTTCAATACTCGACACATTTCCGTCAATCCTAATTCAAGATGTTCAAAATTACGCACGCCAAAAGCAACCGTCACGGCATCAAAAGTATTTGAATCGAAGGTGAGGTTCTCGCTATCCCCAAACTGAAAATCAAGCTGATCAGATAACCCCTTTGCTTTTGCTTTCTCCCGTGCCACGGCCAACATATTTTCCGAAATGTCGGCCCCGACCACTCGTTTCACTCCATGTTTCAACGCTTCGATTGAAAAATCTCCCGTCCCACAAGCAATATCCAACACCAAATCCTTTCGCCCCGCACCGACAACTTTCATTGCCTTCTTACGCCAGCTTTTATCTATACCCATTGACAACAGATGATTCAACAAATCGTACTTCGGTGCGATCCCGTTAAACATCTCCTGTACCTTCTCTTTTTTAGCCATGACTTTATTCTTTTATTTCGGAGGCGAAAATAACGAATTCTACCACTTTTTAAAAGGAATCCCAGTTTTATTAACTTCATTCGTCCATGGAAATAACCATTCAGACAACATTCCCGACCCGATTCGATCAACCACAAACAAAGAGTCGCGAAAACTCTCTCAAAAGAGTTTCCGCGACTCGGAAATATAAACTCAAATCAAAACCTCCGAAAGAACATTACTTGCCTGAAGTCCCGCTTTCCAAAATACTAACGATAGAGAAAAGTGAAAAACAAATTCCTCCTAATCCGATCAATACCCTAGAGGGAACAAAAAAAGCGTTGTCAACAGATGCTTCCTCGAAAAGAAATGCCCCCAAGAAAAGAGCAAATAAAGCAGTCATCACGGGAATCAACGGGATACGATTTGCCAACTTGCATTCCTGACGCCACACTTTGGCTAATAACAGAATCTTACTGGAAATACTAAAACAGACGAGACCTAAACCAATAAGAATAAAACCGGTTGTATTCACGGGG from Butyricimonas virosa encodes the following:
- a CDS encoding BT1926 family outer membrane beta-barrel protein, with amino-acid sequence MLKRVLTIAIIMTGSVLLANAQTKDDFTPKKGDKSVSLNLGVGSFVGMEAPAPDLSTYNISAPQTSWFDKQLSLNFEFRWMFAKKWALKAMGGFSFKHNPEYKALPGNSTDGKFETGDIPDYNFVTSKDKIKYSIVLGAERYVKTKYDKLFFRYGGEFGFSYGKQEAKANDESYLGKSIGEAFGYRVAGVTGFDYFVSKALFISIEIRPIAYDYTVYNIRPQVGLKLLSSDSHGFDFLSNPMLKIGLDSKVHT
- a CDS encoding arginine deiminase family protein; translation: MSKIVEVNVQSEIGKLNGVILHTPGEEVENMTPENAERALYSDILNLSIARKEYKQLSEVLGKITTTYQVKDLLTNILKDDATKLEVLNRIEKIEPFIAEQTPKGSIKDQLLDEDAEDLARLLIEGVEMKRDTLTKFLNKDWYDLRPLHNFFFTRDASMSMYNEVLIGRMANAVRDREAIIMQSIFDFTPGFNTKTLNLATTPDPLRKLTIEGGDVQIARDDILVIGNGTRTSTRAIDALMYNFINRNEDKVQHILVQELPHSPESFIHLDMVFTFLDKDKCMVYEPLIMSPGNYQTVHIKIQHGKLISIRREKTLLHALKKLGMDLEPVYCGGEDETWNMEREQWHSGANFFCVAPGKVLGYARNNYTVEAMNNAGFEIIRANDVISNKVDLNKYEKYMITIEGSELPRGGGGARCMTMPINRDAVEW
- the ubiE gene encoding bifunctional demethylmenaquinone methyltransferase/2-methoxy-6-polyprenyl-1,4-benzoquinol methylase UbiE, which produces MAKKEKVQEMFNGIAPKYDLLNHLLSMGIDKSWRKKAMKVVGAGRKDLVLDIACGTGDFSIEALKHGVKRVVGADISENMLAVAREKAKAKGLSDQLDFQFGDSENLTFDSNTFDAVTVAFGVRNFEHLELGLTEMCRVLKPGGKVVILEFSTPEHFPMKQLYNFYFRYILPFVGGVISGNRKAYEYLPASVFAFPQGKNFLDIMRGAGYSNVSQQRLTFGIASLYVGEK